Sequence from the Lysobacter capsici genome:
CACCGCGGCAGATCGCCGATGCGTGGCGGCAGCAACGGCGCCAGCGGGTCGGCCACGATCGTCCCGGCGCCGGCCTCGGCCGGCGCATTGAGATCGGCCAGGCTCGGCAGCACCGCCAGATCGCGCACTTCGCTGCCCTGCTGCAGGCGCAGATGCACGCTGTCGCCGTCGACCTGCAACAGCAGGCGACCGCGATCCACGCCCAGCGCCTGACGCGCGCGCAGCGGCAACCACGAGGCGAGGGTGCGTCCCCACCACGAGAAAAAGCCGCCCGCTCCCGGTGCAAGCCGCGCGCTCAGACTTCTCAACCGGTTGGCGCCCAACCGGCTTTCGGCAACTTGCGAGTTCATCGTGATGAAGCTCCCTCCTCCCAACGCAGCGGTGTGTAGGTCATTCCCGGTAAGGGACTCCCCCCCGCTCGCACGACCACCCGCAACACCGATTCGCGGCCATCCGCCAGCCGTGCACGGCTGTCGATACTATAGGTTCCGCTGCGTTCGCCGACGAGGCCGGCGAGTTCGCCACCGCCCCCCGCACCCGGCAACTGTGATCCGGGCTGCGTTCTGCGCCGCTGCTCGACAAGCTGGGCGCCATTCATCCCCATAGCATTGAGCACTTCGACCGATGCGAACGCAGGCTCGGGCCGGGTCCGGCCGCTGTAAACCGTGACGTGCGGCTCGATCCTGGCATACAGCGCCGGAGTGATGCCCAGCACCTGCTCCAGTTCGGCCACGCTTTCGAATTCGGCATCCTTGGCCCCATAAGGTCGTCCCGCCGACGCGTAGTCGGCATCTTCCGCGCCACCGGCCGGCTGCGTCAGGGTATCGGCATCGCGCCAGTCGATGATCGCCGCGGCCAGTCGCGCCGCCTCGGATTGCTCGAGCTTGCCCGCGCCCTGGATCAACGCGGTCAGCAGCGCCGCGTCGGCCTGGTTGAGATCGATCTTGCCGTTCTCGTCGACGATGGTGATCTCCAGCTTGGCATCGCCATATGTCCAGCGATGCGGGCGCCCGTCGGGCTGCCACTGCAATTTCTGATCGGTCATCGCCACCCGGGTCATCGCGTACTCCAGCCCGGCGCGCGCCGCGTTCTGCGCGACCAGGCCGCGCACCATCACCCGGCCCTGCAGGTTCTCGGTGCGCGCGCTCAGCGCGAACGCGCCGATCAGCGCGGTCAGCAGCGCGATCATCCACATCACGAGCAGCAACGCCGCGCCGCGCGCGCCGCGGCGAGCCGCGAGAGAGACTGCGACGACGGCGCGCGGACCCATCACAGCTCCGGCACGAAACCGCCGGCCGAGGCGGTGGCCAGCGGCAGCGAGACGATCAGCGGCGGCCAATCGCGGCCATCGCGATCGGTAAGCGTGACTTCGACGAACAACGGCAGCTGATCCGGGGTTTGCCAACGTTCCTGCCATTCGCCCAACTGGCCGCGCTGGGGATCGATCGCGCGATAACGAAAACGCGCCGACTTCAAGCCATCGACCAACAGCTCCGGCGGACGCTCGCGCGCTTCCTTGATC
This genomic interval carries:
- a CDS encoding general secretion pathway protein GspK, which translates into the protein MGPRAVVAVSLAARRGARGAALLLVMWMIALLTALIGAFALSARTENLQGRVMVRGLVAQNAARAGLEYAMTRVAMTDQKLQWQPDGRPHRWTYGDAKLEITIVDENGKIDLNQADAALLTALIQGAGKLEQSEAARLAAAIIDWRDADTLTQPAGGAEDADYASAGRPYGAKDAEFESVAELEQVLGITPALYARIEPHVTVYSGRTRPEPAFASVEVLNAMGMNGAQLVEQRRRTQPGSQLPGAGGGGELAGLVGERSGTYSIDSRARLADGRESVLRVVVRAGGSPLPGMTYTPLRWEEGASSR